One region of Pseudoalteromonas luteoviolacea genomic DNA includes:
- a CDS encoding carboxymuconolactone decarboxylase family protein: protein MPLVTPLSQDHDQEVTELAKFFNETLGFCPNSVLTMQIRPAIARAFINLNKAVMENHGRVTSELKRLIGYITSANTGCRYCEAHTILAAQRYGGTDNRLAQIWQFRESDVFTEGEKAAFEFALAASSVPNAVDTNIELELKKYWDDGEIVEILGVISLFGYLNRWNDSMATSLESGAIDAGETLLKQNNWEVGKHQS from the coding sequence ATGCCTTTAGTTACCCCACTATCACAAGATCACGATCAGGAAGTCACTGAGCTTGCAAAATTTTTTAACGAAACCTTGGGGTTTTGCCCGAATAGCGTACTGACAATGCAAATTCGACCAGCGATTGCACGTGCATTTATAAATCTCAATAAAGCAGTTATGGAGAATCATGGCCGTGTTACATCAGAGCTAAAAAGACTAATTGGATATATCACAAGCGCAAATACGGGCTGCCGTTACTGTGAGGCTCATACAATTTTAGCAGCTCAACGATATGGTGGTACTGATAATCGATTGGCACAAATTTGGCAGTTCCGTGAATCTGATGTTTTCACTGAAGGCGAAAAAGCAGCGTTTGAGTTTGCATTAGCCGCCTCAAGTGTACCAAATGCTGTAGATACCAATATCGAATTAGAACTGAAAAAGTACTGGGATGATGGTGAAATAGTCGAAATCTTGGGTGTTATCTCTTTATTCGGTTACTTAAACCGCTGGAATGATTCAATGGCAACGTCTTTAGAGTCAGGTGCTATTGACGCTGGCGAGACTTTATTAAAACAAAACAACTGGGAAGTTGGAAAACATCAGTCTTAA
- a CDS encoding cytochrome ubiquinol oxidase subunit I, with amino-acid sequence MLDTLLLSRIQFATNISFHILFPTISIALAWFLVFFKVRYVQTKQPVWLRAYRFWVKIFALTFALGVVSGITMSFQFGTNWPGFMERIGNIAGPLLGYEVLTAFFMEATFLGIMLFGMKRVSPAVHTFSTVVVAIGTTISAFWILSLNSWMQTPVGYEIIDGVFYPKDWFAIIFNPSFGYRLSHMLLASGITASFLIAGISAYRLLKNDHKHAPKLTLKVALTVAMVLTPLQAFVGDLHGLNTFEHQPQKVAAMEGVWETEKGAPLLLFAVPDEANRKNHFELAIPNLASLILTHELDGEIKGLNEFKNAHPPVKPVFYGFRVMVGLGLFMIFVAALARVTLWKHKVLPVWQLKLLVVMTFSGWIATLAGWYVTEIGRQPYMVQGLVRIDELVTQVPSEHVLYTLIGYISVYAILLAAYIKTLFYTADKAVEVEEYELNPPMRGEQYA; translated from the coding sequence ATGCTTGATACCTTATTGCTGTCGCGAATTCAGTTCGCGACCAATATAAGTTTCCATATACTTTTCCCGACCATATCCATTGCGCTTGCATGGTTCTTGGTTTTTTTTAAAGTCAGATATGTTCAAACAAAGCAACCCGTTTGGCTCCGGGCTTATCGGTTTTGGGTTAAAATTTTTGCCCTAACATTCGCTTTGGGTGTTGTCAGTGGTATCACCATGTCATTTCAATTTGGCACAAATTGGCCAGGTTTCATGGAGCGTATTGGCAATATTGCAGGCCCTTTGTTGGGATATGAGGTTCTGACTGCTTTCTTTATGGAGGCCACCTTTTTAGGGATTATGTTATTTGGTATGAAGCGTGTCAGTCCTGCTGTACATACTTTTTCTACTGTTGTTGTTGCCATAGGCACAACGATATCTGCTTTTTGGATATTGTCTCTAAATAGCTGGATGCAAACACCAGTTGGTTACGAGATTATTGACGGTGTATTCTATCCCAAAGATTGGTTTGCAATTATTTTTAATCCATCTTTTGGTTATAGACTTTCCCACATGTTGTTGGCTTCAGGGATCACGGCATCCTTTTTAATAGCGGGGATCAGCGCTTATCGTTTGCTCAAAAATGATCACAAACATGCACCTAAACTGACACTTAAAGTGGCACTGACGGTCGCTATGGTACTTACTCCATTGCAGGCTTTTGTTGGTGATTTACATGGACTCAATACTTTTGAGCACCAACCACAAAAAGTGGCTGCGATGGAAGGCGTTTGGGAAACAGAAAAAGGTGCTCCTTTATTGCTATTTGCTGTTCCGGATGAAGCTAATAGAAAGAATCATTTTGAACTTGCGATCCCTAATCTTGCTAGCTTAATCCTCACACATGAATTAGATGGTGAAATTAAAGGCCTTAATGAATTCAAAAATGCGCACCCCCCGGTGAAGCCTGTATTTTATGGTTTTCGCGTTATGGTTGGGCTTGGTTTGTTCATGATATTCGTTGCAGCATTGGCGAGAGTTACTTTATGGAAACATAAAGTGCTACCAGTGTGGCAGCTCAAATTGCTTGTTGTCATGACTTTTTCAGGGTGGATAGCAACATTGGCCGGCTGGTATGTGACCGAAATCGGCCGGCAGCCCTACATGGTTCAAGGTTTAGTCAGAATTGATGAACTTGTAACCCAAGTCCCTTCAGAGCATGTTTTATACACGCTGATCGGGTATATAAGTGTTTATGCGATATTGCTTGCGGCTTACATTAAAACGTTATTTTATACAGCGGATAAAGCGGTCGAAGTTGAAGAATACGAATTGAATCCACCAATGCGAGGTGAACAATATGCTTAG
- a CDS encoding MarR family winged helix-turn-helix transcriptional regulator yields MSSEISNKNALKNRLASFKQNKQSKLALETHIPFQVAVVSNLLSISRDPIIRDLTDLDTRELRILVNIGSYGPITASDIAYQTRLDPYSTTRAITALLKRGLAQYAHTQIQTRSKPVELTKLGEEIYCKVATHLKQREKKLLETLSETEQTMLSALLQKLELNAEDVLANEVKHCESNEQAVTRDHKEIVRWHSRTHKKN; encoded by the coding sequence TTGTCTAGTGAAATCTCAAATAAAAATGCATTAAAAAATAGATTGGCAAGCTTTAAACAAAATAAGCAGAGCAAATTAGCGTTAGAAACACATATCCCTTTTCAAGTCGCTGTAGTTAGTAACCTGTTATCGATTTCAAGAGATCCGATTATTCGAGATTTGACAGATTTGGATACTAGGGAGCTTAGAATACTGGTTAATATCGGCTCCTATGGTCCAATTACAGCCTCTGATATTGCCTATCAAACCAGACTAGACCCATATTCGACAACCAGAGCAATAACAGCATTGCTAAAGAGAGGGTTGGCGCAATACGCACATACACAAATACAGACTCGAAGCAAACCGGTTGAGTTAACAAAACTAGGTGAAGAGATATATTGCAAAGTAGCAACGCATCTAAAACAAAGAGAAAAAAAACTGCTAGAAACCTTGTCGGAAACAGAACAAACCATGTTAAGTGCGCTCCTACAAAAACTAGAACTTAATGCAGAAGACGTTTTAGCAAATGAAGTAAAACACTGTGAGTCGAATGAACAGGCAGTGACAAGAGATCATAAAGAAATCGTAAGATGGCATAGCAGAACGCATAAAAAGAACTAG
- a CDS encoding methyl-accepting chemotaxis protein: MNLLKRLSILQLTIISSLALIAFIFILLAKVATQYWHDYSSTSQDIEYIKLLDAIEKVAHHHAVERGLSAGFLGNPTADRKRALSAQRTKADKAEKTVRDLYSGQFKDDEKVKKWLPFLFKELSEKPTIRREVDDKNGKNAFKYYSHLNQIAIDTATRMQAYISNRDLASKLSIAFLIAKSKERKGQLRGKINGVLSKKSINSQVRGELTYYQTQLGILKEQLETSLEGEQLAAYNRVMSDSSAKELDSVINYLINEDNPDFSTLMSSSDWFPKATAQIVAVKKILDKQWLKTVDHSAAVKSDLVSQSWFITIAFVLAMSVIAVINMHLVTSLKHELNHLTGILEKVASEGDLTLDVRLQTSDELGQISESIHNTVYAFKDLLLGLSKSINVGTDLGEKMDKAASHVNEDAQRTQTMASSIATAIEEMAATSEEIARSASDTLAASDQLNNESKKLLEDNQRNLDAMNALSEHMDMVNDMAAKMEKQVAEINTILDSIRSVADQTNLLALNAAIEAARAGEHGRGFAVVADEVRGLANNSKESSEQISSLLSNLNEISQSVVNAIKENTQLASEIMSEVEETRLVSMQVSEHSNNVEQLTTSVATAAQQQSTVAQDISTNTSAVLEAANDELETSIALKELFEDMKLNSDTLQRTMDNFKID, encoded by the coding sequence ATGAATTTGCTAAAACGCTTATCCATTTTACAACTTACTATAATCAGCTCTCTTGCACTCATTGCCTTCATTTTTATCCTCCTTGCAAAAGTCGCGACGCAATATTGGCATGATTATTCATCTACATCGCAGGATATAGAATACATTAAGTTATTAGATGCAATTGAAAAGGTCGCTCACCATCATGCAGTAGAGCGAGGTCTGTCTGCTGGTTTTTTAGGGAATCCGACGGCAGATAGAAAACGTGCCTTATCAGCGCAAAGAACAAAGGCTGATAAGGCGGAGAAGACCGTTAGAGACTTGTATTCTGGTCAGTTTAAAGATGACGAAAAAGTAAAAAAGTGGCTGCCTTTTTTGTTTAAAGAGTTAAGTGAAAAGCCGACAATCAGACGTGAAGTAGATGATAAAAATGGCAAAAACGCATTTAAGTACTACAGCCACCTAAATCAAATTGCGATAGACACCGCAACCCGTATGCAAGCATATATCAGTAATCGAGATCTCGCATCCAAGCTGTCCATTGCATTTTTAATAGCCAAAAGCAAAGAGCGTAAAGGCCAATTACGAGGCAAGATTAATGGTGTGTTGTCAAAGAAGAGCATTAATTCACAGGTAAGGGGCGAACTAACCTACTATCAAACACAGTTAGGTATTTTAAAAGAGCAATTAGAAACGTCATTGGAAGGCGAGCAACTAGCGGCTTATAACAGAGTAATGTCTGACTCGAGTGCAAAAGAACTGGATAGCGTGATCAATTATCTGATCAATGAGGATAACCCAGATTTTAGTACCTTGATGTCGAGTAGTGATTGGTTTCCAAAAGCGACTGCTCAAATTGTTGCGGTTAAAAAGATTTTAGACAAGCAATGGCTGAAAACTGTTGACCACAGCGCAGCTGTAAAAAGTGATCTCGTAAGTCAAAGTTGGTTTATTACGATTGCGTTTGTACTTGCGATGAGTGTGATAGCAGTTATAAATATGCACTTGGTGACTTCATTGAAACACGAATTGAATCACTTAACTGGCATCTTAGAAAAAGTAGCAAGTGAGGGTGACTTAACTTTAGATGTGAGGCTGCAAACCAGTGATGAGCTTGGACAAATATCAGAGTCTATTCATAACACGGTGTATGCATTTAAAGATTTGTTACTCGGCTTGTCAAAATCAATCAACGTTGGCACGGACTTGGGCGAAAAAATGGACAAAGCTGCAAGCCACGTAAACGAAGATGCACAGCGCACACAAACAATGGCGTCGAGTATTGCTACTGCGATTGAAGAAATGGCTGCCACCAGCGAAGAAATTGCCCGTTCAGCTTCTGACACCTTAGCTGCCAGTGATCAATTAAACAATGAGTCTAAAAAGTTACTAGAAGATAACCAAAGAAACCTAGATGCGATGAATGCACTGTCTGAGCATATGGATATGGTCAACGACATGGCGGCAAAAATGGAAAAACAAGTGGCTGAGATTAACACCATTTTAGATTCAATTCGCAGTGTTGCAGATCAGACCAATTTACTGGCACTCAATGCTGCAATTGAAGCAGCGCGAGCGGGCGAACACGGCAGAGGTTTTGCAGTGGTTGCTGATGAAGTACGTGGACTTGCCAATAACAGTAAAGAATCATCAGAGCAAATCTCTTCCCTTTTGAGTAACTTGAATGAGATTAGCCAAAGCGTTGTTAATGCCATTAAAGAAAACACGCAATTAGCCAGTGAAATAATGAGCGAGGTCGAGGAAACTCGCCTTGTTTCAATGCAAGTGAGTGAACACAGTAATAATGTAGAGCAATTAACAACCTCAGTAGCGACAGCCGCACAACAGCAATCAACAGTGGCGCAAGATATTTCGACGAATACCTCGGCCGTGTTAGAAGCGGCAAATGATGAGTTAGAAACGTCTATTGCTTTGAAAGAGTTATTTGAAGATATGAAACTCAATAGTGATACATTACAAAGAACCATGGATAACTTTAAAATAGACTAG
- a CDS encoding DUF1826 domain-containing protein, with protein sequence MSVNSEVSVPSTSTKYLIEDSASVLSKIYETDTALTCFCCPSSWAKSNAAIHYVKKAQDSHFQYQGAIDRELFDRIRAMFSSTTHGDLLFEHIELMLAMFQELLEPEEIGLRILPSHYSVSPAFHFQNGIVKMMSTLGGSGERWLEKDFVQYHPLEKNQLAPTIKQPNACDVNTLCNGDIALVKGKKWIDQEYNAVVCASPMFDNDESKLCIYIDYIS encoded by the coding sequence ATGAGCGTTAATTCTGAAGTAAGTGTTCCCTCTACAAGCACTAAATATTTAATCGAAGACTCGGCAAGTGTCCTTTCAAAAATATATGAGACAGATACAGCATTAACCTGTTTCTGTTGCCCATCAAGTTGGGCAAAAAGTAACGCTGCCATTCATTATGTTAAAAAAGCCCAAGATAGTCATTTTCAATATCAAGGTGCAATTGACAGAGAGTTATTTGACAGAATTAGAGCGATGTTTTCGTCGACTACTCATGGTGATTTACTGTTTGAACATATTGAGTTGATGTTAGCCATGTTTCAAGAGCTATTAGAACCCGAAGAAATAGGTTTACGTATATTGCCTTCCCATTATTCAGTTAGCCCTGCTTTTCATTTTCAAAATGGGATTGTAAAAATGATGTCGACATTAGGTGGTAGTGGCGAACGCTGGCTAGAAAAAGACTTCGTGCAATATCACCCGCTAGAGAAAAATCAACTCGCACCAACAATAAAGCAACCAAATGCATGTGATGTGAACACGCTTTGCAATGGGGATATTGCATTAGTGAAAGGAAAAAAATGGATTGATCAAGAGTATAATGCTGTGGTTTGTGCATCTCCAATGTTTGATAATGACGAGTCAAAGCTTTGCATTTACATAGACTATATTAGCTAG
- a CDS encoding GbsR/MarR family transcriptional regulator — translation MNLSPKIENFVLHCGEMGSRWGFNRTIGQMVGLLVINEHPLTANQIAEALKISRGNVSMGIKELQSWQLVKVHHIPGDRKEYYAPNGTIWDLANKVFEERRKREIDPTLTLLRDQILDTANSPEEKYAQEQMQSIHDLLETVTKWSAELQRLTPEQLQSLMKLGSSVSKVIDLKDKLLKKS, via the coding sequence ATGAATTTATCACCAAAAATCGAAAACTTCGTGCTCCATTGCGGTGAAATGGGCAGTCGTTGGGGATTTAATAGAACGATTGGACAAATGGTGGGGTTACTCGTTATTAATGAACACCCACTCACAGCAAATCAAATTGCAGAAGCTCTAAAGATTTCCCGTGGCAATGTAAGTATGGGGATCAAAGAGTTGCAGTCATGGCAACTTGTAAAAGTTCATCATATCCCTGGCGATAGAAAAGAATATTATGCGCCGAACGGTACTATATGGGATCTTGCGAATAAAGTGTTTGAAGAAAGACGCAAGCGAGAAATTGACCCTACCCTGACCTTGTTACGCGACCAAATTTTAGATACAGCTAACTCGCCAGAGGAAAAGTACGCTCAGGAGCAAATGCAATCCATACATGATCTTTTAGAAACAGTGACTAAATGGTCAGCTGAATTGCAGAGGTTGACACCTGAACAATTGCAATCATTGATGAAGCTAGGCTCGTCTGTTAGTAAGGTGATCGACCTCAAGGATAAGTTATTGAAAAAGTCGTAA
- a CDS encoding ExeM/NucH family extracellular endonuclease, which translates to MFKKSLVASAITCFLLPAHAEVMISEYVEGSSYNKAVEIYNNSDSTINLSDYRLQFYFNGNTNSATSIVLEGIVAPKATHVVVHARAAEELRLKAQQQKDGSWFNGDDAVVLTKNDVIVDSIGQIGVDPGSSWSDQGVSTKDRTLVRFASITSGDSIATDEFFPSNEWEALAKDDFSNIGIHNASDPTEPPALTCNENNTKIHAIQGETDESPLVGEQVELQGVVTASFVGDDQLKGFFVQEESFDHDDNALTSEGIFVSYQDSSIVEGQVVKLAGSVRESYGQTQISSVTGLVLCGTDAVVSTDITIPSQLGLEAYEGMLVNITNELFVNDNYGLKRYGELKLGSERLYQGTQVAQPGDSANEVERLNLTKEITLDDGSSLQNPEIIPYPTAELDAYNTLRLGDKVTGVEGVVGYGFSQYRVNPVKQPNFVSENSRTDGPIEAQGNLRIASMNVLNFFNGDGLGGGFPTERGADSIEEFERQKAKLVAAILNLDADVIGLLEVENDGFGEFSAIAELANALTMADADNTYQYVDMGTDAIGTDAIMSGIIYRSNKVKEVGTAAYTDAVPFDYGNRPPVMQSFEDIQTTDVFNVVVTHLRSKGSCSKAEGLDQDQFDGQGCWNQTRVTAVDELNRWLASNPTSVLDDDTVILGDFNAYNKEDPITQMTVNGYENLRDVINADSTSYSYVFKGRLGSLDHAFASSAMTQKVLAVSDWHINADEPVSLDYNIEYKSDKHRQSLYAAHAYRSSDHDPIVIDLQTQDPYPVIEGEIDNIYGWFWWQRTSIEVPEGYSNLEVKIEGQGEADLYLRHKRKPRFHKFDCRPYLWGSNEQCVVDDVQHGTWHIGLRGFLPYRNVTLSYKISRN; encoded by the coding sequence ATGTTCAAAAAATCTCTAGTCGCGTCAGCAATCACATGTTTTTTGTTGCCAGCCCATGCTGAAGTCATGATTTCTGAATATGTTGAAGGAAGCAGTTACAACAAGGCTGTTGAAATTTATAATAATTCAGATTCTACAATTAACTTAAGCGACTATCGTCTTCAATTTTATTTTAATGGCAATACAAACTCAGCGACCTCAATTGTCTTAGAAGGAATCGTTGCCCCTAAAGCTACACATGTAGTCGTGCATGCACGAGCTGCTGAAGAGTTACGTTTAAAAGCTCAACAACAAAAAGATGGTAGTTGGTTTAATGGTGACGATGCAGTTGTATTGACTAAGAACGATGTAATCGTCGATAGTATTGGCCAGATAGGTGTTGATCCTGGTTCATCATGGAGCGATCAAGGTGTATCTACAAAAGACAGAACTTTAGTTCGTTTCGCGTCAATAACTTCTGGTGATTCAATCGCGACTGATGAATTTTTTCCATCGAATGAATGGGAAGCGTTGGCAAAAGATGACTTTTCAAATATAGGCATACATAACGCAAGCGATCCTACGGAGCCACCAGCACTCACTTGTAATGAGAACAATACTAAGATCCACGCAATACAGGGTGAAACAGATGAAAGTCCACTCGTTGGTGAGCAAGTAGAGTTGCAAGGTGTGGTTACGGCCTCTTTTGTTGGTGACGATCAGCTAAAAGGCTTCTTCGTGCAAGAAGAGTCGTTTGATCACGATGACAATGCGCTTACATCTGAAGGAATATTTGTTTCATACCAAGATAGTTCTATTGTAGAAGGCCAAGTTGTGAAATTAGCTGGTAGTGTTCGAGAATCATATGGCCAGACTCAAATAAGCAGCGTGACGGGTCTGGTTTTGTGTGGTACCGACGCGGTAGTGAGCACGGATATCACCATTCCTTCGCAATTGGGTCTTGAAGCTTACGAGGGTATGCTGGTCAATATCACGAATGAGTTATTCGTCAATGACAATTATGGCTTAAAACGTTACGGTGAGCTAAAGCTTGGCTCTGAGCGTTTATATCAAGGCACTCAGGTTGCACAACCCGGTGACAGTGCAAATGAAGTTGAACGACTCAACCTAACGAAAGAAATTACGCTCGATGACGGCTCTTCACTGCAAAACCCTGAAATTATCCCCTACCCTACTGCCGAGCTTGATGCTTACAATACGCTTAGACTTGGCGATAAAGTCACCGGTGTTGAAGGCGTCGTAGGCTATGGGTTCTCTCAGTATCGAGTAAACCCTGTTAAGCAGCCTAATTTTGTATCAGAAAATTCCCGTACAGATGGCCCTATAGAAGCGCAAGGGAACCTTAGAATTGCCAGTATGAATGTGCTCAACTTCTTTAACGGTGACGGATTAGGTGGCGGGTTTCCTACGGAACGCGGTGCAGATTCTATTGAAGAGTTTGAGCGTCAGAAGGCAAAATTAGTTGCGGCAATATTGAACTTGGATGCAGACGTAATTGGTTTGTTGGAAGTCGAAAACGATGGCTTTGGCGAGTTTAGTGCAATAGCAGAGTTGGCAAATGCTTTAACCATGGCGGATGCTGACAACACTTATCAGTATGTCGATATGGGGACAGATGCGATCGGCACTGATGCAATCATGTCTGGGATAATCTATCGCAGTAACAAAGTAAAAGAAGTCGGCACTGCCGCATATACAGATGCCGTGCCATTTGACTATGGTAACCGCCCTCCTGTTATGCAATCGTTTGAAGATATACAGACTACGGACGTTTTCAATGTGGTTGTCACGCATTTGCGTTCAAAAGGCAGTTGTAGCAAGGCTGAAGGGTTGGACCAAGACCAGTTCGACGGTCAAGGCTGTTGGAATCAAACTCGAGTTACAGCAGTTGATGAGCTCAATCGCTGGTTAGCAAGCAACCCAACTTCTGTATTAGATGATGACACAGTTATTTTGGGTGATTTCAATGCTTACAATAAAGAAGACCCGATTACGCAAATGACTGTCAACGGATACGAAAATCTCCGTGATGTGATCAATGCGGACAGCACAAGTTATTCGTATGTGTTCAAAGGTCGTTTAGGTAGCCTAGATCATGCTTTTGCCAGCAGCGCTATGACGCAAAAAGTCCTCGCGGTATCTGATTGGCATATTAATGCAGATGAACCTGTGTCGCTTGATTACAACATTGAATATAAGTCTGACAAGCATCGGCAGTCTCTTTATGCCGCGCATGCATATCGCTCATCGGATCATGACCCAATTGTTATTGACTTGCAAACCCAAGACCCATATCCAGTTATCGAAGGTGAAATCGACAATATTTATGGCTGGTTCTGGTGGCAGCGTACTTCAATTGAAGTACCTGAGGGATATAGTAATTTGGAAGTTAAAATTGAAGGTCAAGGTGAGGCTGATTTATATCTAAGACATAAACGTAAGCCAAGATTCCATAAATTTGATTGCCGACCTTACCTATGGGGTAGTAACGAACAATGTGTTGTGGATGATGTCCAACATGGCACGTGGCATATAGGTTTAAGAGGCTTTTTGCCTTACCGTAATGTAACCTTGAGCTACAAAATTTCACGTAATTAA
- a CDS encoding cytochrome-c peroxidase — protein sequence MKYKNLIYLGALILFNAPSSLLHAKPNHGHDKPKKTLRHNLIQTQTEADIRLQEIVTQQNLQETLPDTSSLPKIMDPLPQLGMKLFFSKALGGEKTVACASCHHPRLGGADGLSLPIGTNAVNPDIIGPLRLTADTINIPRNSPTIFNVGLATSSLFWDGRIQRFTTTAENGQQIEVISTPDSGFQVADEQVGNDLVGALSRFPVTSVEEMRGQAFPDAFDNQSVREHIAQRLGNYGSQTDQLDKNQWLIEFRRAFNSNQSAESLITFDSIALALGQYQSSVNLVNSPWSAYLRGNQNAMTQAQKRGATLFFTQISEGGAGCVNCHGGSRFSNDGFFNLAFPQFGIGLDEQNADFGRFNIDSQQRNSFAFRVPSLLNVELTAPYGHSGAYETLEEVVAHYVNPESTISGFFEKGGACGLSQFKNDTSCETLNVNAESNSQSALALLQLSPFVAAPLDAAQQSDLVEFLKALTDKCAEDPRCVRKFEPTPHTPDPDNLRLRVQKAIIGQV from the coding sequence ATGAAATACAAAAACCTAATCTATTTGGGCGCGTTAATTTTATTCAACGCACCCAGCTCGCTGTTACACGCAAAACCAAACCATGGCCACGACAAACCAAAGAAGACACTTAGGCACAACTTAATCCAGACACAGACTGAAGCAGACATTCGATTACAAGAAATCGTTACTCAGCAAAATCTACAAGAAACTTTACCTGATACCTCAAGTTTACCTAAAATTATGGACCCATTACCACAGCTGGGTATGAAACTCTTTTTTAGTAAAGCGCTTGGCGGCGAAAAAACTGTAGCCTGCGCTAGCTGCCATCATCCAAGGTTAGGTGGTGCCGATGGATTATCTTTACCTATCGGCACAAATGCCGTTAACCCAGATATCATAGGGCCACTTAGATTGACAGCAGACACCATTAATATCCCGAGAAACTCGCCTACAATTTTTAACGTCGGCCTAGCAACCTCGAGTTTATTTTGGGATGGAAGAATTCAACGCTTTACTACCACCGCTGAAAACGGGCAGCAAATTGAAGTCATAAGCACACCAGATTCTGGTTTTCAAGTTGCTGATGAGCAAGTCGGAAATGATTTAGTTGGTGCTTTGTCTCGCTTCCCTGTAACCTCAGTGGAAGAGATGAGAGGACAAGCATTTCCAGACGCCTTTGATAACCAGTCTGTTCGCGAGCACATAGCACAGCGTCTAGGAAATTACGGCTCTCAAACTGATCAACTAGACAAAAATCAGTGGTTAATAGAGTTTAGACGTGCTTTTAACAGTAATCAAAGCGCAGAGTCATTAATCACCTTCGATAGTATTGCGTTGGCTTTAGGGCAATATCAATCTTCTGTAAATCTGGTCAATTCACCTTGGAGTGCCTATTTACGCGGTAACCAAAACGCAATGACTCAAGCGCAAAAACGCGGCGCTACTTTATTTTTTACGCAAATTAGTGAAGGCGGCGCTGGCTGTGTAAACTGTCATGGTGGCAGTCGATTCAGTAACGATGGCTTTTTTAACTTAGCGTTTCCCCAGTTTGGGATCGGGCTTGATGAGCAAAATGCAGATTTCGGGCGATTCAACATTGACTCACAACAGCGTAATTCATTTGCTTTTAGAGTCCCAAGCCTACTCAATGTTGAACTAACAGCCCCATATGGACATTCAGGTGCATATGAGACTTTAGAAGAAGTAGTCGCACACTATGTAAACCCTGAATCTACAATTAGTGGCTTTTTCGAAAAGGGAGGTGCTTGTGGTCTGTCGCAATTTAAAAATGATACCAGCTGTGAAACACTAAACGTGAATGCTGAATCAAATAGCCAAAGTGCACTCGCGTTACTGCAGTTGTCACCTTTTGTCGCAGCGCCATTGGATGCAGCACAACAGAGCGATTTAGTTGAATTCTTAAAAGCGCTAACAGATAAATGTGCTGAAGACCCTCGCTGTGTGAGAAAATTTGAACCAACCCCCCACACCCCAGATCCAGATAACTTAAGACTAAGAGTTCAAAAGGCAATCATAGGACAAGTATAA